The Polyangiaceae bacterium genome includes a region encoding these proteins:
- a CDS encoding phospho-sugar mutase, translated as MSDEPSIEAARAWIAQDPDPETRAELEALIAAGNQAELRERMLAPLEFGTAGLRGVVGAGLSRMNRAVVIRATRGLADYLLARHPDARALPVVVGYDGRLSSRQFAEDTLGVLVAAGIPVRFFDQPVPTPLVAYAARQLSATAAIVITASHNPPEYNGYKVYAANAAQIVPPVDVEISERIAAVPSAKDVPLEAGVLSGSHPRAERVPDSFFDRYLAEVDAVRPRVERDQQLCIVYTPMHGVGWRYVKETFARAGYPNVHVVEAQAEPDGRFPSVHFPNPEEPGALDLATALATEKKADLILANDPDADRLAVCIPTATGRFRQLTGNQVGLLLGDFLLEHALRAPRALVGSSIVSSPMLGAIAEHYGARFEQTLTGFKWIWNAALDLEAQEGVRFAFGYEEALGYSVGRVVRDKDGVSAALLLADLAAHEQREGRGLGERLERLYRRHGLWVSVQKSITRAGSEGLAEIERAMQLVSEKPPERLGNERVSRVTDFRSGAEARPRWLPATSLIALELEGGARVLVRPSGTEPKLKIYVDLSVPLGEGERMSVKEEEATRVAQALAAEVAALVGLG; from the coding sequence ATGTCCGACGAGCCGAGCATCGAAGCCGCGCGCGCCTGGATCGCCCAAGACCCCGATCCCGAGACGCGCGCCGAGCTCGAAGCGCTGATCGCCGCGGGCAACCAGGCGGAGCTCCGCGAGCGGATGCTCGCGCCGCTCGAGTTTGGCACCGCGGGCCTGCGCGGCGTGGTGGGAGCGGGCCTCTCCCGTATGAATCGCGCGGTGGTCATCCGCGCCACCCGAGGGCTCGCCGACTACCTCTTGGCTCGGCACCCGGACGCGCGCGCGCTGCCGGTAGTCGTCGGCTACGACGGACGCTTGTCGAGCCGCCAATTTGCCGAGGACACGCTCGGCGTGCTGGTCGCCGCGGGGATCCCGGTGCGCTTCTTCGACCAGCCGGTGCCCACGCCGCTGGTTGCGTACGCCGCGCGCCAGCTCTCGGCCACCGCCGCGATCGTGATCACCGCCAGCCACAACCCGCCGGAGTACAACGGGTACAAGGTCTACGCGGCGAACGCCGCGCAGATCGTCCCGCCGGTGGACGTCGAGATCTCCGAGCGCATCGCGGCCGTGCCGAGCGCCAAGGACGTGCCGCTCGAAGCCGGGGTGCTGAGCGGCTCGCACCCCCGCGCCGAGAGGGTGCCGGACTCGTTCTTCGATCGCTACCTGGCCGAAGTGGACGCCGTGCGGCCGCGGGTCGAGCGCGACCAGCAGCTCTGCATCGTCTACACGCCCATGCACGGGGTGGGCTGGCGCTACGTCAAGGAGACGTTCGCGCGCGCCGGCTACCCCAACGTGCACGTGGTCGAGGCACAGGCCGAGCCGGACGGGCGCTTCCCCAGCGTCCACTTTCCGAACCCCGAGGAGCCCGGCGCGCTCGATTTGGCCACGGCGCTCGCGACCGAGAAGAAGGCGGATCTGATCCTGGCCAACGATCCGGACGCAGATCGGCTGGCGGTGTGCATCCCGACGGCCACCGGGCGCTTCCGTCAGCTCACTGGCAACCAGGTTGGCCTGCTCCTCGGCGACTTCCTGCTCGAGCACGCGCTCCGAGCGCCGCGGGCGTTGGTCGGCTCGAGCATCGTTTCGTCGCCGATGCTCGGCGCCATCGCCGAGCACTACGGGGCGCGCTTCGAGCAGACCCTCACCGGGTTCAAGTGGATCTGGAACGCCGCCCTGGATCTGGAGGCTCAGGAAGGCGTGCGCTTCGCATTCGGCTACGAGGAGGCGCTCGGCTACTCGGTCGGCCGGGTGGTTCGCGACAAGGACGGCGTCAGCGCGGCGCTCCTGCTCGCCGATCTGGCGGCGCACGAGCAGCGCGAGGGGCGCGGCCTCGGCGAGCGGCTCGAGCGTCTGTATCGCCGGCACGGTCTCTGGGTCAGCGTGCAGAAGAGCATCACGCGCGCAGGGAGCGAAGGCTTGGCCGAGATCGAGCGCGCGATGCAGCTCGTCAGCGAGAAGCCCCCGGAACGCCTGGGCAACGAACGCGTGAGCCGCGTCACGGACTTCCGCAGCGGCGCCGAGGCGCGGCCCCGCTGGTTGCCGGCGACCAGCCTGATCGCACTCGAGCTCGAGGGCGGCGCCCGCGTGCTGGTGCGCCCGAGCGGCACCGAGCCCAAGCTCAAGATCTACGTCGATCTCTCGGTCCCCTTGGGGGAGGGCGAGCGGATGAGCGTCAAAGAGGAAGAAGCCACGCGGGTCGCGCAGGCGCTCGCGGCTGAGGTTGCGGCCCTAGTCGGCCTTGGATGA